DNA from Bradyrhizobium diazoefficiens USDA 110:
GAAGGCTATCGCTCGGTGCTCCAGAAGCAGCCGGGCCTGCGCGTCGTCGCCGAAGCCGCCGACGGCGCGGAGGCCTACCGTCTCTTCAAATCCGTGGCGCCCGACCTCGTCATCATGGATCTGAGCATGCCCGGCATCGGCGGCATCGAGGCTGTCAGGCGGATCAGGCAGTGGGACAAGGGCGCGAGAATCCTCGTCTTCACCATGCACCAGAATGCGGGCTTTGCCGTGCAGGCGATCCGCGCCGGCGCGAGGGGCTATGTCACCAAGACCAGTCCGCCCGAAACGCTGGTGCGCGCGGTGATGGACGTGCTCGCGGGCCGGATCGCCATCAGCCCCGACATCGACCACGAACTCGCACTGAGCCGCATCAGCGGCGAGAGCTCGGCTGCCGACGTCCTCACGCCGCGCGAGTTCGAGGTGCTGCGGC
Protein-coding regions in this window:
- a CDS encoding response regulator codes for the protein MSAGDATILLVDDHSVVREGYRSVLQKQPGLRVVAEAADGAEAYRLFKSVAPDLVIMDLSMPGIGGIEAVRRIRQWDKGARILVFTMHQNAGFAVQAIRAGARGYVTKTSPPETLVRAVMDVLAGRIAISPDIDHELALSRISGESSAADVLTPREFEVLRLLLAEESTEEIAETLHVSPKTVANLHSLIKDKLGVDSDIELVRLALRQGLLTQVDLGKA